In Beggiatoa leptomitoformis, the genomic window AAAGACGCGCTCGTAACCAACGCTATCGCCGAAGAAGAAGCCTTAAGCGACGCGCAACCCGCAGAAGACCTCTCCAATATGGAAGGCATGGACAGCGAACTTGCACGACGTTTAGCCAGTCACGGCATTATCAGTATGGATGATTTAGCCGAGCAATCGGTTGACGACTTGATAAGCGTCGGCGGACTCGACAAAGCCCGTGCCAGCACGTTAATCATGCAAGCCCGTGCGCCTTGGTTCGAACAGGAAAAACAACAAGGGTAATTAATGGCTGAGGAATTATACAATCTGCACAATATGCAGTATGCAAGACTAATCCAAACAACCGTAAGGCTTGCATCTTCCTCATTTTATAACAAAGAAAACCCCGACATGAGTGTGATTCCTCACACTCACCTGTTCATCCGCTTGTGTACCAACGGCTAACGATTCAAGCACAACGAATAACTAAACCCGGTAACTGAGAGTAGTATGGCTGAAGTGACAGTAAAACAATTTGCAGATGTGGTGGGAATTCCGCTAGAACGTCTATTAAACCAATTAGGCGAAGCGGGATTACCTGCGAAAAATGCCGACGACAATATTAACGACCGTGAAAAATTGCAACTGCTAACCCATTTGCGCCAGTTACACGGCAAAGATGTTGAAAAACCCGTTGCGACCAACAGTAGCGGGGGAAATAGCAGTGAACCTAACAAAATCACCCTTACCCGTAAAACTGTAAGTGAAATCCGTGTACCCAGTACACAAGGCGGACGCGCAAAAACGGTGAGCGTAGAAGTTCGCAAAAAACGCACCTACGTTAAACGTCCGACAGGTGAAGAAGAAGTTAAAATCACACAATTTATCCAAAAAGATAAATTAGAAGCTGCCCAGCGCGAAGTAGAAGCGGAAATTCGTCGTCAGGAAGAAGAAGCCCGCCGTCTGCAACAAGAAAGTGAAGAAAAAAATCGTCTTGAAGCAGAACGAAGACAACAAGAAGCACAACGCAAGCAAGCACAAGCCGAAGCGACAACGTCTCATCCTGTCACCGCTCAAGCCACCTCTGCAATGCCTAGCAATGCGCAAGTCGCCGTCAGAAACAACGCAGAGCCATCCAGAACAGAAAGACCCACACGTTCAGATAATAAACCCCAAGGGCAACGCACAAATAACCGCCCACAACAAGCACAGCAACAACGTAGCAACCCCCAACAACCGCCTGCACAAGCAACCAAAAAGCCCGACGTAAAACGTAAGCCAATGGCACCTGCTACACCTGTTGTAGTGGATGAAGGCGATGATGATGAAATTCTAAGCCTCGCAGTGGACGAAGACCGTTTAGGTAAAGGGGGCAAACAAGCGAAAGTTGCTCGCCCCGGTAAAGCGGTTGCTAAAGAAAAAGGACGCGACGGTAAAGCGCCTGTCAGTGGGCGCGAACGTGATGATCGCCCAACAAAACACGAGCGTCAACAAGATGATACTGGTGGGAAGCATCGGAAAAAGCAGAAAAAAGGCGGTAAGTTTGACCAACCCTTACACGGGTTTAATAAGCCTACCACCCCAATGGTTCACGATGTCAGCATTCCTGAAACCATTACCGTTGCTGACTTAGCTCAAAAAATGTCCATTAAAGCGGCCGAAGTTATCAAAATTATGATAAAGATGGGCAGCATGGTCACTATTAACCAAGTTTTAGACCAAGCAACCGCCGCCGTTTTAGTGGAAGAAATGGGACATGTGCCCAAATTGCTGAAAGAAAATGCCCTTGAAGAAGAGGTCATGCAAACTCAGCAAGAAGGACACCGTGCTACTCGCGCACCTGTTGTTACCATCATGGGACACGTTGACCATGGGAAAACCTCCTTACTGGACTACATTCGTGTAGCTAAAGTTGCAGCAGGGGAAGCAGGCGGGATTACCCAGCACATCGGCGCGTATCATGTAGATACCCCACGCGGTACAATTTGCTTTTTAGACACACCGGGACACTCCGCTTTTACCGCCATGCGCGCACGGGGAGCAAAAGCGACTGATATTGTAGTCCTTGTGGTTGCAGCAGATGATGGTGTGATGCCACAAACCATTGAAGCCGTTCAACATGCTAAAGCGGCGAAAGTGCCAATTGTTGTCGCTATTAACAAAATTGACAAACCCCAAGCAGACCCTGACCGTGTTAAGCAAGAATTGTCTGGATATGAAGTCGTTACCGAAGAATGGGGTGGCGATACCATGTTTGTCCATGTTTCTGCAAAAACAGGAGAAGGTATCGATGGATTACTTGAAGCTATTCTGTTACAAGCGGAAGTCTTAGAACTGACGACAGTAACGGAAGGCTCTGCGCGTGGTGTGGTGATTGAATCCCGTTTAGACAAAGGACGCGGTGTTGTTGCAACGGTTCTTGTCCAAAATGGCACATTACGCCGTGGCGATATCCTCTTAACAGGGCACGAGTTTGGTAAAGTTCGCGCTTTGATTGACGAAAATGGCAAACCTACCGACTCTGCTGGTCCTTCTATGCCTGTAGAAGTCTTAGGGTTATCAGGAATACCTAGCGCGGGGGATGAAGCGATTGTCGTTACTGATGAGCGTAAAGCCCGTGAAATTGCCCTTTTCCGTCAAGGAAAATTCCGCGAGGTTAAACTTGCCCGTCAGCAAGCTGCGAAGCTTGAAAATATGTTCTCGCAAATGCAAACGGGACAGGTTAATACCCTCAATATCGTCCTTAAAACCGATGTCGGTGGTTCATTAGAAGCGTTGCAAGATTCGTTAATTAAACTTTCTACTGATGAGGTGAAGGTTAATATTATTGGCAGTGGCGTGGGGGCAATTACTGAATCTGACGTGAACTTGGCGATTGCATCAAATGCAATTCTTATCGGCTTTAATGTCCGTGCGGATAATACAGCGCGACGCATTATTAACGAAGAAGAAGTTGATTTACACTATTACAGTGTGATTTACGAAGCCATAGATGAAGTGAAGAAAGCCTTAGGTGGTATGTTAGCCCCTGAGGTAAAAGAAGTTATTATTGGTCTGGCTGAGGCTCGTCAAGTCTTCCGTGTGTCTAAAATTGGCACAATTGCAGGGTGTTTAGTCACTGAAGGTATTATTAAACGCCAATGTCCTATCCGTGTATTGCGAAATAACGTTGTCGTTTTTGAAGGCGAGTTAGACTCACTCCGTCGCTTTAAA contains:
- the infB gene encoding translation initiation factor IF-2, encoding MAEVTVKQFADVVGIPLERLLNQLGEAGLPAKNADDNINDREKLQLLTHLRQLHGKDVEKPVATNSSGGNSSEPNKITLTRKTVSEIRVPSTQGGRAKTVSVEVRKKRTYVKRPTGEEEVKITQFIQKDKLEAAQREVEAEIRRQEEEARRLQQESEEKNRLEAERRQQEAQRKQAQAEATTSHPVTAQATSAMPSNAQVAVRNNAEPSRTERPTRSDNKPQGQRTNNRPQQAQQQRSNPQQPPAQATKKPDVKRKPMAPATPVVVDEGDDDEILSLAVDEDRLGKGGKQAKVARPGKAVAKEKGRDGKAPVSGRERDDRPTKHERQQDDTGGKHRKKQKKGGKFDQPLHGFNKPTTPMVHDVSIPETITVADLAQKMSIKAAEVIKIMIKMGSMVTINQVLDQATAAVLVEEMGHVPKLLKENALEEEVMQTQQEGHRATRAPVVTIMGHVDHGKTSLLDYIRVAKVAAGEAGGITQHIGAYHVDTPRGTICFLDTPGHSAFTAMRARGAKATDIVVLVVAADDGVMPQTIEAVQHAKAAKVPIVVAINKIDKPQADPDRVKQELSGYEVVTEEWGGDTMFVHVSAKTGEGIDGLLEAILLQAEVLELTTVTEGSARGVVIESRLDKGRGVVATVLVQNGTLRRGDILLTGHEFGKVRALIDENGKPTDSAGPSMPVEVLGLSGIPSAGDEAIVVTDERKAREIALFRQGKFREVKLARQQAAKLENMFSQMQTGQVNTLNIVLKTDVGGSLEALQDSLIKLSTDEVKVNIIGSGVGAITESDVNLAIASNAILIGFNVRADNTARRIINEEEVDLHYYSVIYEAIDEVKKALGGMLAPEVKEVIIGLAEARQVFRVSKIGTIAGCLVTEGIIKRQCPIRVLRNNVVVFEGELDSLRRFKDDVNEVKAGTECGIGVKNFNDLKEGDQIEVYDKVTIQRKL